A stretch of the Osmerus eperlanus chromosome 10, fOsmEpe2.1, whole genome shotgun sequence genome encodes the following:
- the rrad gene encoding GTP-binding protein RAD encodes MTLNKGDKLRNMDKRRGSMPFPMHLQNMHRRSMPVDDREMRASMTPVQTGELTNLMRCTSYSPGEPHRDSCVSDSSDSVISSGSDSEGQVYKVVLLGEHGVGKSSLARIFGGVEDGHDCDETGNTYDRSIEVDEEEASILLYDIWEQDNSQWLKEQCMKLGDAYIIVYSVTDKASFEKASELRIQLRRARQSENIPIILVGNKSDLVRSREVSVDEGSACAVVFDCKFIETSASLHHNVRDLFEGIVRQIRLRKDSKEENARRMASCKRRESIGKKAKRFLGRMVARKNKKMAFRQKSKSCHDLSVL; translated from the exons ATGACTTTGAACAAAGGAGACAAGTTGCGCAACATGGACAAGCGTAGAGGCAGCATGCCGTTCCCTATGCATCTTCAGAACATGCATCGGAGGAGTATGCCCGTTGATGACCGCGAGATGCGCGCTTCGATGACCCCAGTGCAAACGGGTGAGCTGACCAACCTCATGCGCTGCACATCTTATTCCCCCGGGGAGCCCCACCGGGACAGCTGCGTGTCCGACTCGTCCGACTCCGTCATTTCGTCCGGCAGCGACTCCGAGGGTCAGGTGTACAAGGTGGTACTCTTGGGGGAGCACGGCGTTGGCAAGTCCAGTCTCGCCAGGATCTTCGGCGGAGTGGAGGATGGTCACGACTGCGACGAAACAG GGAACACGTATGACAGGTCCAtcgaggtggatgaggaggaggccTCCATTCTTCTCTATGACATCTGGGAGCAG gataACAGCCAATGGCTGAAAGAGCAGTGCATGAAGTTGGGCGATGCCTACATCATAGTGTACTCTGTGACAGACAAGGCCAGCTTTGAGAAGGCGTCTGAGCTCAGGATCCAGCTTCGCAGAGCTCGTCAGTCTGAGAACATTCCCATCATCCTAGTGGGCAACAAGAGTGACCTAGTGCGGTCCAGAGAGGTGTCTGTCGATG agGGCAGTGCCTGTGCCGTGGTGTTCGACTGTAAGTTCATCGAGACGTCGGCCTCGCTGCATCACAATGTGCGGGACTTGTTTGAGGGCATTGTGCGTCAGATCAGGCTGAGGAAGGACAGCAAGGAGGAGAACGCTCGGCGGATGGCCAGCTGCAAACGCAGGGAGAGCATCGGCAAAAAGGCTAAACGCTTCCTCGGACGCATGGTGGCCCGCAAAAACAAGAAGATGGCCTTCAGACAGAAGTCCAAATCCTGTCATGACCTGTCAGTCCTCTGA
- the LOC134027709 gene encoding tubulin beta-4B chain, translated as MREIVHLQAGQCGNQIGAKFWEVISDEHGIDPTGTYHGDSDLQLERINVYYNEATGGKYVPRAVLVDLEPGTMDSVRSGPFGQIFRPDNFVFGQSGAGNNWAKGHYTEGAELVDSVLDVVRKEAESCDCLQGFQLTHSLGGGTGSGMGTLLISKIREEYPDRIMNTFSVVPSPKVSDTVVEPYNATLSVHQLVENTDETYCIDNEALYDICFRTLKLTTPTYGDLNHLVSATMSGVTTCLRFPGQLNADLRKLAVNMVPFPRLHFFMPGFAPLTSRGSQQYRALTVPELTQQMFDAKNMMAACDPRHGRYLTVAAIFRGRMSMKEVDEQMLNVQNKNSSYFVEWIPNNVKTAVCDIPPRGLKMAATFIGNSTAIQELFKRISEQFTAMFRRKAFLHWYTGEGMDEMEFTEAESNMNDLVSEYQQYQDATAEEDGEFEEEGDEELA; from the exons ATGAGGGAAATTGTGCATTTGCAGGCTGGGCAGTGCGGAAACCAAATTGGAGCAAAG TTTTGGGAGGTGATAAGCGACGAACATGGCATCGACCCCACTGGGACCTACCACGGCGACAGCGACCTTCAACTGGAGAGAATTAACGTGTATTACAATGAAGCAACAG GAGGCAAGTATGTCCCCCGTGCAGTGTTGGTGGACTTGGAGCCTGGCACCATGGACTCTGTGAGATCTGGTCCATTTGGCCAGATCTTCAGACCAGACAACTTTGTCTTTG gtcaGAGTGGTGCAGGTAACAACTGGGCCAAGGGCCACTACACAGAGGGGGCTGAGCTGGTGGACTCAGTCCTGGATGTGGTGAGAAAGGAGGCTGAGAGCTGTGACTGCCTCCAGGGCTTTCAGCTCACCCACTCTCTGGGCGGGGGCACTGGTTCAGGCATGGGCACCCTGCTCATCAGCAAGATCCGCGAGGAGTACCCTGACCGCATTATGAACACCTTCAGTGTGGTGCCCTCCCCCAAGGTGTCAGACACTGTTGTGGAGCCCTACAATGCCACCCTGTCTGTGCACCAGCTAGTAGAGAACACAGACGAGACCTACTGCATTGACAACGAGGCGCTCTACGACATCTGCTTCCGCACGCTCAAACTCACCACGCCCACCTATGGTGATCTTAACCACCTCGTTTCCGCCACAATGAGTGGAGTCACAACCTGCCTGCGTTTCCCCGGCCAGCTCAACGCAGATCTCCGCAAGTTGGCTGTCAACATGGTACCCTTCCCCCGCCTGCACTTCTTCATGCCTGGTTTTGCccctctcaccagcagggggagccagCAATACCGTGCCCTGACAGTGCCTGAACTCACCCAGCAAATGTTTGACGCCAAGAACATGATGGCAGCCTGCGACCCCCGTCATGGGCGCTACCTCACTGTGGCAGCCATTTTCCGTGGCCGCATGTCCATGAAGGAAGTGGATGAGCAGATGCTGAATGTGCAGAACAAAAACAGCAGCTACTTTGTGGAATGGATCCCCAACAACGTAAAAACGGCTGTCTGCGACATTCCGCCCCGTGGCCTCAAGATGGCTGCTACCTTCATAGGTAACAGCACAGCTATCCAGGAGCTGTTCAAGCGCATTTCCGAGCAGTTCACCGCCATGTTCCGCCGCAAGGCCTTTTTGCATTGGTACACGGGTGAGGGTATGGATGAGATGGAGTtcacagaggcagagagcaaCATGAACGACCTTGTGTCTGAATACCAGCAGTACCAGGATGCCACCGCTGAGGAGGATGGTGAATttgaagaggagggagacgagGAGCTGGCTTAA
- the cdh31 gene encoding uncharacterized protein cdh31, which translates to MRTFKFTLLGVLFCLQAFAPGSSEESACQPGFEADMLIFKVERRLLQQGRVLGKVGFDDCTERKRFWFNTEDKRFRVESDGTVKVKREVALHSGHKDFSIHVWDSLGRKMTVTARVVLQAREHHGHQDHHGQGHQDRHGHKDHSGPNNQDHHGHKNHNIYHHKNHNDSHPIHLNQSPEEVQPIELASATPKQAPESSRELLPVLFFPKAWPGLKRQKRAWVIPPISFPENDRGPFPKPMVQIRSDSDKEAKVEYQIKGPGADLPPEKLFTIDKNTGQLYVTKPLDRENQDKYMLKAIAKTGNAPAEAPMDIIIYVIDQNDNKPVFPPEPFLGNVPEASSTGFEFMQMEATDADEPGNANSDIRYKILSQDPPLPNANMFDINPVSGHIRVQSQGLDREKYPKYTLEVQAADMAGEGLIGRGKAIITVTDSNDNAPQFEQTSYTAEVPENVMGAEVVKMQVTDLDDPHSEAWTAVFRIVDGDPENRFNVTTGPSKQEGIITTVKELDFERVSRYTLLVTVVNAVPFASPMPTATATVVVTVKDVNEAPVFRPVEKLVVKKEDLAEGSELTVYTATDPDTARKQTITYKIQKDLAGWLSINKDNGQILVKNKLDRESHFVVDGKYTALIAAVDNDDIPATGTGTLLIQLEDVNDNAPIIMERSIRICNKDSVSHVLSVTDKDGPTFAAPYKVLLQGQSKDNWTASMNDTQTGIILSLATSLAQGDYTVVLRVADNQGLEQDSTLTATVCDCTGADVQCSLLREAGVGLPGILGILGAILLLLLLVLLLLMFMRRRKGEKKEPLLQEDDIRDNIYYYDEEGGGEDDQDYDLSVLHRGLDNRPEVFRNDVEPTFMPAPTYRPRPANPEDIGNFIVDNLKAADNDPTAPPYDSLLVFDYEGGGSEAGSLSSLNSSSSDGDYDYDLMQEWGPRFKKLADMYGGGEEEMLYTCSSELLYLRIERPSITALHEKIVSSLCYHGIGLRENVNVYESEVDADKMWRTQRDKVVQTVRTLHTPAISYQTSTLRLGNNHFSVATGAERQKRAWIIPPISFPENDRGPFPKPMVQIRSDDDREAKVEYQIKGPGADLPPEKLFTIDKNTGQLYVTKPLDRENQDKYMLKAIAKTGNAPAEAPMDIIIYVIDQNDNKPVFPPEPFLGNVPEASSRGFEFMQMEATDADEPGNANSDIRYKILSQDPPLPNANMFAINPVSGHIRVQSQGLDREKFPKYTLEVQAADVKGYGLIGRGKAIITVTDRNFCTGQKKPCIISPFNFPENDRGPFPKMMLQIGSDRDKEAILQYQIEGPGADQPPENLFVIDTITGWMYVTKPLDREKQDKYTLKAIAKTRNAPAECPMDIIIYVIDQNDNKPVFPLEPFLGNVPEASSTGFEFMQMEAKDADEPCNENSDIRYKILSQDPPLPNANMFAINPVSGHIRVQSQGLDREKFPKYTLEVQAADMAGEGLIGRGKAIITVTDSNDNAPQFEQTSYTAEVPENMMGAEVVKMQVTDLDDPHSEAWTAVFRIVDGDPENRFNVTTGPSKQEGIITTVKELDFERVSRYTLLVTVVNAVPFASPMPTATATVVVTVKDVNEAPVFRPVEKLVVKKEDLAKGSELTVYTATDPDTARKQTITYKIQKDLAGWLSINKDNGQILVKNELDRESHFVVDGKYTALIAAVDNDDIPATGTGTLLIQLEDVNDNAPIIMERSIRICNKDSVSHVLSVTDKDGPTFAAPYKVLLQGQSKDNWTASMNDTQTGIILSLATSLAQGDYTVVLRVADNQGMEQDSTLTATVCDCTGADVQCSLLREAGVGLSVSGHIRVQSQGLDREKFPKYTLEVQAADMAGEGLIGRGKAIITVTDSNDNAPQFEQTSYTAEVPENMMGAEVVKMQVTDLDDPHSEAWTAVFRIVDGDPENRFNVTTGPSKQEGIITTVKELDFERVSRYTLLVTVVNAVPFASPMPTATATVVVTVKDVNEAPVFRPVEKLVVKKEDLAKGSELTVYTATDPDTARKQTITYKIQKDLAGRLSINKDNGQILVKNELDRESHFVVDGKYTALIAAVDNDDIPATGTGTLLIQLEDVNDNAPIIMERSIRICNKDSVSHVLSVTDKDGPTFAAPYKVLLLGQSKDNWTASMNDTQTGIILSLATSLAQGDYTVVLRVADNQGLEQDSTLTATVCDCTGADVQCSLLREAGKYPRYTLEVEAADMEGEGLTGRGKAIITVQ; encoded by the exons ATGAGGACCTTTAAGTTCACGCTTTTAGGCGTCTTATTTTGTCTCCAG GCTTTTGCACCTGGGTCATCAGAGGAGTCGGCATGTCAGCCGGGTTTCGAAGCAGACATGTTGATTTTCAAAGTGGAGCGAAGGCTTCTCCAACAGGGCAGAGTCCTGGGCAAAG TGGGGTTTGATGACTGCACAGAACGGAAGCGCTTCTGGTTTAACACGGAGGACAAGCGCTTCAGGGTGGAGTCGGATGGCACTGTGAAGGTGAAGCGGGAGGTGGCTCTTCACAGCGGGCACAAGGATTTCTCCATCCACGTCTGGGACTCCCTGGGCAGGAAGATGACCGTCACTGCTAGGGTCGTGCTGCAGGCCAGGGAGCACCATGGTCACCAGGACCACCATGGACAAGGTCACCAGGACCGTCATGGTCACAAAGACCACAGTGGGCCCAACAACCAGGACCACCATGGTCACAAGAACCATAACATCTATCATCACAAGAACCACAACGACAGCCACCCTATTCATCTGAATCAGAGCCCTGAGGAGGTGCAGCCCATTGAGTTGGCCTCTGCAACTCCTAAACAG GCTCCAGAGAGTTCCAGAGAGCTCCTGCCTGTGCTGTTCTTCCCTAAGGCCTGGCCAGGGCTGAAGAGGCAGAAGAGGGCCTGGGTCATCCCTCCCATCAGCTTCCCTGAGAACGACAGAGGACCCTTTCCTAAGCCGATGGTGCAG ATCCGGTCAGACAGCGATAAGGAAGCCAAGGTTGAGTACCAAATTAAAGGCCCAGGAGCAGATCTGCCCCCTGAGAAACTGTTCACCATCGATAAGAATACTGGACAGCTGTACGTGACCAAGCCCCTGGACAGAGAGAATCAGGACAAATACATG cttaaAGCTATTGCCAAAACTGGAAATGCTCCAGCTGAGGCCCCCATGGACATCATCATCTATGTCATAGACCAGAATGACAACAAACCTGTCTTCCCTCCGGAACCCTTCCTAGGAAATGTCCCTGAAGCTTCCAGTACAG GCTTTGAGTTCATGCAGATGGAGGCCACAGATGCGGATGAGCCTGGCAATGCCAACTCAGACATCCGCTACAAAATCCTGAGCCAGGACCCCCCTCTACCCAACGCCAACATGTTTGACATCAACCCTGTGTCTGGGCACATCAGAGTCCAGTCTCAAGGCCTGGACAGAGAG AAATACCCCAAGTACACACTGGAGGTCCAGGCTGCTGACATGGCGGGTGAAGGGCTGATAGGCCGGGGAAAAGCCATCATCACTGTCACCGATAGCAACGACAACGCACCTCAGTTTGAGCAAacttct TACACCGCTGAGGTACCAGAGAACGTGATGGGAGCCGAGGTGGTGAAGATGCAGGTAACCGACCTGGACGACCCCCACTCTGAGGCCTGGACTGCTGTGTTCCGGATTGTGGACGGAGACCCCGAAAACCGCTTTAATGTCACAACCGGACCCAGCAAGCAGGAGGGGATCATTACCACAGTCAAG GAGCTGGACTTTGAGAGGGTCAGCCGGTATACTCTGTTAGTTACCGTGGTGAACGCGGTGCCCTTCGCCTCTCCCATGCCCACGGCTACGGCCACGGTGGTGGTGACAGTGAAGGATGTGAATGAGGCTCCTGTCTTCAGACCAGTGGAGAAGctggtggtgaagaaggaggacCTGGCTGAAGGCAGTGAGCTGACCGTCTACACCGCCACCGACCCAGACACGGCACGCAAGCAGACCATCAC GTATAAGATCCAGAAGGACCTTGCCGGCTGGCTGAGCATAAATAAGGACAACGGTCAGATCCTGGTGAAGAACAAACTGGACCGGGAGTCTCATTTCGTGGTTGATGGCAAATACACGGCACTCATTGCGGCCGTTGACAACG ATGATATCCCGGCCACAGGAACAGGCACATTGCTGATCCAGCTGGAGGATGTGAATGACAACGCCCCCATCATCATGGAGCGCTCCATCAGGATCTGCAACAAAGATTCTGTGTCCCATGTGCTGTCTGTCACTGACAAGGACGGCCCGACGTTTGCTGCCCCCTACAAAGTCTTACTGCAGGGCCAATCTAAAGATAACTGGACTGCAAGCATGAACGACACCC AGACGGGCATCATCCTGTCCCTGGCCACCTCTCTTGCACAGGGGGACTACACAGTGGTTCTGAGGGTGGCGGACAACCAGGGCCTGGAGCAGGACAGCACTCTTACGGCCACAGTGTGCGACTGCACCGGGGCTGATGTCCAGTGTTCCCTCCTCAGAGAGGCCGGTGTGGGCCTTCCAGGCATCCTGGGGATCTTGGGAGccatcctgctgctgctgt TGCTGGTGCTGTTGTTGCTgatgttcatgaggagaaggaaaggagagaagaaggagcctCTCCTGCAGGAGGATGATATCAGAGACAACATTTACTACTATGAcgaggagggaggcggagaggaCGATCAG gactATGATCTGAGCGTGCTCCACCGTGGCCTAGACAACCGTCCTGAAGTGTTCCGGAACGATGTGGAGCCCACCTTCATGCCCGCCCCCACGTACCGGCCCCGCCCTGCCAACCCTGAAGACATCGGCAACTTCATTGTAGAT aACTTGAAGGCAGCGGACAATGACCCCACAGCTCCTCCCTACGACTCTCTTCTGGTGTTTGACTATGAAGGTGGAGGCTCCGAGgcagggtctctctcctccctcaactCCTCGTCTTCTGACGGAGACTATGACTACGACCTCATGCAGGAGTGGGGCCCGCGCTTCAAGAAGCTGGCCGACATgtacgggggaggggaggaggaaatgcTCTA TACCTGCTCTTCAG AATTACTGTATCTTAGAATTGAGAGGCCTAGTATCACGGCATTACATGAGAAAATTGTCTCTTCTCTATGCTATCACGGAATTGGGCTACGAGAAAATGTGAACGTTTACGAATCCGAGGTAGATGCTGATAAGATGTGGAGAACACAGCGAGACAA GGTTGTGCAGACTGTCCGCACACTTCACACACCAGCGATAAGTTACCAAACGTCCACTCTCCGACTCGGAAACAATCAC TTCAGTGTGGCCACAGGAGcagagaggcagaagagggcCTGGATCATCCCTCCCATCAGCTTCCCTGAGAACGACAGAGGACCCTTTCCTAAGCCGATGGTGCAG ATCCGGTCAGACGACGATAGGGAAGCCAAGGTTGAGTACCAAATTAAAGGCCCAGGAGCAGATCTGCCCCCTGAGAAACTGTTCACCATCGATAAGAATACTGGACAGCTGTACGTGACCAAGCCCCTGGACAGAGAGAATCAGGACAAATACATG cttaaAGCTATTGCCAAAACTGGAAATGCTCCAGCTGAGGCCCCCATGGACATCATCATCTATGTCATAGACCAGAATGACAACAAACCTGTCTTCCCTCCGGAACCCTTCCTAGGAAATGTCCCTGAAGCTTCCAGTAGAG GCTTTGAGTTCATGCAGATGGAGGCCACAGATGCGGATGAGCCTGGCAATGCCAACTCAGACATCCGCTACAAAATCCTGAGCCAGGACCCCCCTCTACCCAACGCCAACATGTTTGCCATCAACCCTGTGTCTGGGCACATCAGAGTCCAGTCTCAAGGCCTGGACAGAGAG AAATTTCCCAAGTACACACTGGAGGTCCAGGCTGCAGACGTGAAGGGTTATGGGCTGATAGGCCGGGGAAAAGCCATCATCACTGTCACCGATAGAAAC TTCTGCACAGGACAGAAGAAGCCCTGCATCATCTCTCCTTTCAACTTCCCTGAGAATGACAGAGGACCCTTCCCCAAGATGATGTTGCAG ATCGGGTCAGACAGAGATAAGGAAGCCATACTACAGTACCAAATTGAAGGCCCAGGAGCTGATCAGCCCCCTGAGAATCTGTTCGTCATCGATACGATTACTGGATGGATGTATGTGACCAAGCCCctggacagagagaagcaggacaAGTACACG cttaaAGCTATTGCCAAAACTAGAAATGCGCCAGCTGAGTGCCCCATGGACATCATCATCTATGTCATAGACCAGAATGACAACAAACCTGTCTTCCCTCTGGAACCCTTCCTAGGAAATGTCCCTGAAGCTTCCAGTACAG GCTTTGAGTTCATGCAGATGGAGGCCAAAGATGCGGATGAGCCTTGCAATGAAAACTCAGACATCCGCTACAAAATCCTGAGCCAGGACCCCCCTCTACCCAACGCCAACATGTTTGCCATCAACCCTGTGTCTGGGCACATCAGAGTCCAGTCTCAAGGCCTGGACAGAGAG AAATTTCCCAAGTACACACTGGAGGTCCAGGCTGCTGACATGGCGGGTGAAGGGCTGATAGGCCGGGGAAAAGCCATCATCACTGTCACCGATAGCAACGACAACGCACCTCAGTTTGAGCAAacttct TACACCGCTGAGGTACCAGAGAACATGATGGGAGCCGAGGTGGTGAAGATGCAGGTAACCGACCTGGACGACCCCCACTCTGAGGCCTGGACTGCTGTGTTCCGGATTGTGGACGGAGACCCCGAAAACCGCTTTAATGTCACAACCGGACCCAGCAAGCAGGAGGGGATCATTACCACAGTCAAG GAGCTGGACTTTGAGAGGGTCAGCCGGTATACTCTGTTAGTTACCGTGGTGAACGCGGTGCCCTTCGCCTCTCCCATGCCCACGGCTACGGCCACGGTGGTGGTGACAGTGAAGGATGTGAATGAGGCTCCTGTCTTCAGACCAGTGGAGAAGctggtggtgaagaaggaggacCTGGCTAAAGGCAGTGAGCTGACCGTCTACACCGCCACCGACCCAGACACGGCACGCAAGCAGACCATCAC GTATAAGATCCAGAAGGACCTTGCCGGCTGGCTGAGCATAAATAAGGACAACGGTCAGATCCTGGTGAAGAACGAACTGGACCGGGAGTCTCATTTCGTGGTTGATGGCAAATACACGGCACTCATTGCGGCCGTTGACAACG ATGATATCCCGGCCACAGGAACAGGCACATTGCTGATCCAGCTGGAGGATGTGAATGACAACGCCCCCATCATCATGGAGCGCTCCATCAGGATCTGCAACAAAGATTCTGTGTCCCATGTGCTGTCTGTCACTGACAAGGACGGCCCGACGTTTGCTGCCCCCTACAAAGTCTTACTGCAGGGCCAATCTAAAGATAACTGGACTGCAAGCATGAACGACACCC AGACGGGCATCATCCTGTCCCTGGCCACCTCTCTTGCACAGGGGGACTACACAGTGGTTCTGAGGGTGGCGGACAACCAGGGCATGGAGCAGGACAGCACTCTTACGGCCACAGTGTGCGACTGCACCGGGGCTGATGTCCAGTGTTCCCTCCTCAGAGAGGCCGGTGTgggcctctctgtgtctgggcACATCAGAGTCCAGTCTCAAGGCCTGGACAGAGAG AAATTTCCCAAGTACACACTGGAGGTCCAGGCTGCTGACATGGCGGGTGAAGGGCTGATAGGCCGGGGAAAAGCCATCATCACTGTCACCGATAGCAACGACAACGCACCTCAGTTTGAGCAAacttct TACACCGCTGAGGTACCAGAGAACATGATGGGAGCCGAGGTGGTGAAGATGCAGGTAACCGACCTGGACGACCCCCACTCTGAGGCCTGGACTGCTGTGTTCCGGATTGTGGACGGAGACCCCGAAAACCGCTTTAATGTCACAACCGGACCCAGCAAGCAGGAGGGGATCATTACCACAGTCAAG GAGCTGGACTTTGAGAGGGTCAGCCGGTATACTCTGTTAGTTACCGTGGTGAACGCGGTGCCCTTCGCCTCTCCCATGCCCACGGCTACGGCCACGGTGGTGGTGACAGTGAAGGATGTGAATGAGGCTCCTGTCTTCAGACCAGTGGAGAAGctggtggtgaagaaggaggacCTGGCTAAAGGCAGTGAGCTGACCGTCTACACCGCCACCGACCCAGACACGGCACGCAAGCAGACCATCAC GTATAAGATCCAGAAGGACCTTGCCGGCCGGCTGAGCATAAATAAGGACAACGGTCAGATCCTGGTGAAGAACGAACTGGACCGGGAGTCTCATTTCGTGGTTGATGGCAAATACACGGCACTCATTGCGGCCGTTGACAACG ATGATATCCCGGCCACAGGAACAGGCACATTGCTGATCCAGCTGGAGGATGTGAATGACAACGCCCCCATCATCATGGAGCGCTCCATCAGGATCTGCAACAAAGATTCTGTGTCCCATGTGCTGTCTGTCACTGACAAGGACGGCCCGACGTTTGCTGCCCCCTACAAAGTCTTACTGCTGGGCCAATCTAAAGATAACTGGACTGCAAGCATGAACGACACCC AGACGGGCATCATCCTGTCCCTGGCCACCTCTCTTGCACAGGGGGACTACACAGTGGTTCTGAGGGTGGCGGACAACCAGGGCCTGGAGCAGGACAGCACTCTTACGGCCACAGTGTGCGACTGCACCGGGGCTGATGTCCAGTGTTCCCTCCTCAGAGAGGCCGGT AAATACCCCAGGTACAcgctggaggtggaggctgcTGACATGGAGGGTGAAGGGCTGACAGGCCGGGGAAAAGCCATCATCACCGttcaataa
- the ciao2b gene encoding cytosolic iron-sulfur assembly component 2B, with product MAGGLRLENANPLIFQRSGVRLLTANDEDEDVVDPIDDREIFDLIRSINDPEHPLSLEELNVVEQVRVRVNDQENTVGVEFTPTIPHCSMATLIGLSIKVKLLRSLPERFKIDVCITPGTHASEEAVNKQLADKERVAAALENAQLLEVVNQCLSTRTL from the exons ATGGCGGGGGGACTTCGGTTAGAGAACGCAAATCCCTTGATTTTCCAACGTTCTGGCGTGAGACTTCTGACAGCAAATGACGAAGACGAAGATGTTGTGGACCCTATCGACGACAGGGAAATCTTTGAT CTCATAAGGTCCATCAACGACCCCGAGCACCCGCTTTCCCTCGAGGAGCTCAATGTTGTGGAACaagtgcgtgtgcgc GTAAACGACCAGGAGAACACCGTCGGGGTGGAGTTTACCCCCACCATCCCACACTGCAGCATGGCAACCCTTATTGGCCTGTCGATCAAAGTCAAACTGCTGCGCTCGCTACCAGAAAGGTTCAAG ATTGACGTTTGTATAACTCCTGGGACCCACGCCTCAGAGGAAGCAG TCAACAAGCAGCTAGCAGATAAGGAGAGAGTGGCTGCAGCTCTGGAAAATGCCCAGCTTCTGGAGGTTGTCAACCAATGTCTGTCCACCAGAACCCTCTAA